In Oryzihumus leptocrescens, the following are encoded in one genomic region:
- a CDS encoding DUF7662 domain-containing protein, with amino-acid sequence MGKYDELRDFLRHQRLAQVTLTFAEVAGVVPGGLPPSAYVHRAWWANEESGTHSHARSWLHAGYRTTDVNLTAGRVTFTRAD; translated from the coding sequence ATGGGCAAGTACGACGAGCTGCGCGACTTCCTAAGGCACCAGCGGCTGGCCCAGGTGACGCTGACCTTCGCCGAGGTGGCCGGGGTCGTGCCCGGCGGGCTGCCGCCCAGCGCCTACGTGCACCGCGCCTGGTGGGCCAACGAGGAGTCCGGGACGCACTCCCACGCCCGGTCCTGGCTGCACGCCGGGTACCGCACCACCGACGTGAACCTGACCGCTGGCCGGGTCACGTTCACCCGGGCCGACTGA
- a CDS encoding DUF3263 domain-containing protein, whose protein sequence is MSGLSERDRAILDFEAVAVSPAGTGAKEEAIRDRCGLGVTAYYQRLNALIDTREALAYAPGLVRRLRRVRRARVRSRRDRSADLAHVERGHAARRQVCQGGSHAPHPRHRRDVPRAETSTFLRVKHAGM, encoded by the coding sequence GTGAGCGGGCTGAGCGAACGGGACCGCGCCATCCTCGACTTCGAGGCGGTCGCGGTGTCCCCGGCGGGCACCGGCGCCAAGGAGGAGGCCATCCGGGACCGGTGCGGCCTAGGCGTCACCGCGTACTACCAGCGCCTGAACGCCCTGATCGACACCCGTGAGGCGCTGGCCTACGCCCCGGGGCTGGTGCGCCGGCTGCGGCGGGTGCGCCGGGCTCGGGTGCGCAGCCGCCGGGACCGCAGCGCGGACTTAGCTCACGTCGAGCGCGGCCATGCTGCCCGCCGCCAGGTCTGCCAAGGTGGATCACACGCGCCGCACCCGCGGCATCGGCGCGACGTGCCACGGGCAGAAACGTCTACATTCCTGCGGGTGAAACACGCAGGAATGTAG
- a CDS encoding DUF4037 domain-containing protein, producing MTISGTELSRAYFHHVVEPVVRQRWPEMACAAARLGSGSDVLGLDDEMSRDHDWGLRLNLLVPAALADDVDAHLSERLPESYAGHPVRFATTWDPVVRHRVQVETARGLAVSRLGVDPTRDLGVEEWLSLTGQAVLEVTAGEVFADDAGELAGIRRRLEWYPDDVWRHVVATDWARLAQELPFIGRTGERGDELGSRVVAARLAGVVMHLAHLLERTWPPYAKWLGTSVARLPRGRAVLDPLHACVAAADWRTREARLVEALMVLGRLQSEVGLPTVEDPVEPFWDRPYRGVREDAVRVVEDAVRVVEDAITDQEVRALPRGVGSAEQWSDNVEVLVNTTRRRPPEP from the coding sequence GTGACTATCAGCGGAACCGAGCTGTCGCGCGCGTACTTTCACCATGTCGTCGAGCCCGTCGTGCGCCAGCGTTGGCCCGAGATGGCCTGTGCGGCGGCGCGACTGGGGAGCGGGTCCGACGTGCTCGGCCTCGACGACGAGATGTCGCGCGACCACGACTGGGGGCTGCGCCTCAACCTCCTCGTCCCGGCAGCCCTCGCCGATGACGTCGACGCGCATCTGTCCGAGCGCCTGCCCGAGTCCTACGCCGGTCATCCGGTGCGGTTCGCTACTACGTGGGACCCGGTCGTGCGGCATCGCGTGCAGGTCGAGACGGCGCGCGGGCTCGCCGTGTCCCGGCTCGGCGTGGACCCCACCCGGGATCTCGGGGTCGAGGAGTGGCTGTCGCTCACGGGTCAGGCCGTTCTCGAGGTCACCGCGGGCGAGGTGTTCGCCGACGACGCGGGCGAGCTCGCCGGCATACGCAGACGGCTCGAGTGGTATCCCGACGACGTGTGGCGTCACGTCGTCGCGACGGACTGGGCACGTCTCGCGCAGGAGCTGCCGTTCATCGGCCGGACGGGCGAGCGCGGTGACGAGCTCGGGTCGCGGGTCGTGGCGGCGCGGCTCGCAGGGGTTGTGATGCACCTGGCTCACCTGCTCGAGCGCACGTGGCCGCCCTACGCCAAGTGGCTCGGCACGAGCGTCGCCCGGCTGCCCCGGGGGCGTGCGGTGCTCGACCCCCTGCATGCGTGCGTGGCGGCGGCCGACTGGCGCACGCGGGAGGCGCGCCTCGTCGAGGCGCTCATGGTGTTGGGTCGGCTCCAGAGCGAGGTCGGGCTGCCGACCGTGGAGGACCCGGTCGAGCCGTTCTGGGACCGGCCCTACCGCGGCGTACGCGAGGACGCCGTCCGCGTGGTCGAGGACGCCGTCCGCGTGGTCGAGGACGCCATCACGGACCAGGAGGTAAGAGCCCTACCTCGGGGCGTCGGGTCGGCCGAGCAGTGGAGCGACAACGTCGAGGTCCTGGTGAACACGACGCGAAGACGGCCGCCCGAACCCTGA
- a CDS encoding tyrosine-type recombinase/integrase: MSAAPLHTVTAEEAEVLELRSQALAAFKARYRHNPESQRAMVGALRRLATGFTDGTCNERTFPWELVVDADLSEQMWGTVAERYAAKTATKDASALRVMLDCCRRVGLLTYDEYRSATAFEAKGGQQRPPAGRFLSEADIEGIVRTAASGSGGDVTRLRDTALLLAGASSGARAHEITGVRLHDIHLDQARIWLERTKSGRQRNAWLHPAAVQALRAWLEVRGSQPGFLFVPLSRTGRPLLEHGALSTHQARKIIRARALEAGYDGVGAHDLRRFVISTLLETTDLALVAKVVGHTNPATTASYDRRPLARQRAAVETLVLPRLYG; the protein is encoded by the coding sequence ATGAGCGCCGCGCCGCTGCACACGGTCACGGCCGAGGAGGCCGAGGTGCTGGAGCTGCGGTCCCAGGCCCTGGCGGCGTTCAAGGCCCGCTACCGGCACAACCCCGAGAGCCAGCGCGCCATGGTCGGCGCGCTGCGCCGCCTGGCCACCGGCTTCACCGACGGGACCTGCAACGAGCGAACCTTCCCGTGGGAGCTGGTCGTGGACGCCGACCTCAGCGAGCAGATGTGGGGCACCGTCGCCGAGCGCTACGCGGCCAAGACCGCCACCAAGGACGCCTCGGCGCTGCGCGTGATGCTCGACTGCTGCCGCCGGGTCGGGTTGCTGACCTACGACGAGTACCGCAGCGCCACCGCCTTCGAGGCCAAGGGCGGCCAGCAGCGTCCCCCCGCCGGCCGCTTCCTGTCCGAGGCGGACATCGAGGGGATCGTGCGTACCGCCGCCAGCGGCAGCGGCGGCGACGTCACCCGCCTGCGCGACACCGCCCTCCTCCTGGCCGGCGCCAGCTCCGGGGCCCGGGCCCACGAGATCACCGGCGTCCGGCTGCACGACATCCACCTCGACCAGGCCCGGATCTGGCTCGAGCGCACCAAGAGCGGCCGCCAGCGCAACGCGTGGCTCCACCCCGCCGCCGTACAGGCCCTCCGGGCCTGGCTCGAGGTGCGCGGCAGCCAGCCCGGGTTCCTGTTCGTGCCCCTATCCCGCACGGGTCGACCCCTGCTGGAGCACGGCGCCTTGAGTACCCACCAGGCCCGCAAGATCATCCGCGCCCGGGCGCTGGAGGCCGGGTACGACGGGGTCGGCGCCCACGACCTGCGCCGCTTCGTCATCAGCACCCTGCTGGAAACCACCGATCTCGCGCTGGTCGCCAAGGTCGTCGGCCACACGAACCCAGCCACCACCGCCAGCTACGACCGGCGTCCCTTGGCCCGGCAGCGCGCCGCGGTGGAGACGTTGGTCTTGCCCAGGCTCTACGGGTAA
- a CDS encoding tyrosine-type recombinase/integrase, producing the protein MTTAGSPATPDPQQPRPDATPAAPGGPSAFAVFRAAAAHRRSQHTRDHGRPEAWADPDPAAILALPAGRHPVDRVLARQKAGRSRANFRYKLAGAHARLAGMPGRSVTGTDPHSFPWHHLDADAAAEYRREVYRAYPKQSSRNDAVSVVRRVVTQCHRVGLISALRRDELLEELYTVAPGPSTKRRRLAPSEVAALLAACEDQPTPKGAARDTAIVALLRTTGMRVGELAGLDLADWERADQTMCLRDTKNGRDHLVFLHPDAVPYLDRWLGIRGHAPGALFTPLPGHGLRHLNPNYIQQRIQLHARTVGIPPFGCHDFRRTFATELLRSHDVALVGKLLNHTKLSSTLIYDLADEDEQRAAVASLDLPSVAGRPVELPHVDGAA; encoded by the coding sequence ATGACCACCGCGGGGTCCCCCGCGACCCCCGACCCCCAGCAGCCGCGGCCGGACGCCACCCCCGCCGCACCGGGCGGGCCGAGCGCGTTCGCCGTGTTCCGGGCCGCCGCCGCGCACCGACGCAGCCAGCACACCCGCGACCACGGCCGACCGGAGGCCTGGGCCGACCCGGACCCGGCTGCGATCCTGGCCCTGCCGGCGGGCCGCCACCCGGTGGACCGGGTGCTGGCCCGGCAGAAGGCAGGACGGTCCCGGGCCAACTTCCGGTACAAGCTCGCCGGGGCTCACGCCCGCCTGGCCGGAATGCCCGGCCGCAGCGTGACTGGCACCGACCCGCACTCCTTCCCCTGGCACCACCTCGACGCCGACGCGGCCGCGGAATACCGCCGCGAGGTGTACCGGGCGTACCCCAAGCAGAGCTCCCGCAACGACGCCGTCTCGGTGGTGCGCCGCGTGGTGACCCAGTGCCACCGGGTCGGCCTGATCAGCGCCCTGCGGCGTGACGAGTTGCTGGAGGAGCTGTACACCGTCGCTCCCGGCCCCTCGACCAAGCGGCGCCGACTGGCCCCCAGCGAGGTCGCCGCCCTTCTCGCGGCCTGTGAGGACCAGCCCACCCCCAAGGGCGCCGCCCGGGACACCGCCATCGTCGCCCTGCTGCGCACCACCGGGATGCGCGTCGGTGAGCTCGCCGGCCTCGACCTGGCCGACTGGGAGCGTGCCGACCAGACCATGTGCCTGCGCGACACGAAGAATGGTCGGGACCACCTGGTCTTTCTCCACCCTGACGCCGTGCCGTACCTGGATCGGTGGCTTGGCATCCGAGGTCACGCCCCCGGAGCCCTGTTCACCCCCCTGCCCGGCCACGGCCTGCGCCACCTGAACCCCAACTACATCCAGCAGCGGATCCAGCTGCATGCCCGCACCGTCGGGATCCCCCCGTTCGGCTGCCACGACTTCCGGCGGACCTTCGCCACCGAGCTGCTCCGCTCCCACGACGTGGCCCTGGTCGGCAAACTGCTCAACCACACCAAGCTGTCCAGCACGCTGATCTACGACCTGGCCGACGAGGACGAGCAGCGCGCCGCGGTCGCCAGCCTGGACCTGCCGTCCGTCGCCGGGCGACCGGTGGAACTGCCGCACGTGGACGGCGCGGCATGA
- a CDS encoding MFS transporter: MASDRTPVDIPGEQPAATGPAEVPGSSSLWRNGDYMCWWSGNAVSLLGSNLSVMAFPLLAVFITGSVLDAGIIAAAGRIGGLITLLWGGALADRRSRKAVLVAAPVLQAVLMGVVTVSLLSGPVRVNLLAVLALLSGLVNGVRYGAVLPALRRIVPKEQFAARAAQEQGLAMGAQLAGSPLAALLFSAARWLPFGVDAVSFFFAAIGAALIRRPLGPDRQTGEDAPPSPSVLADIRDGFRVIGHHDFLRFTTGWVAVTNLVGNSFMLLLVALLAERGASPQLIGVTNAGVLAGGILGALLAGAILRRVRALRAFRAGGWIYVASLGLAAVLPAPWQIGLATAVFTFASVPMVTVWESYTARLVPDALAGRIGAASAFCAQSLTWVGMLLAGWLAHAFGATVAALCFAAILVPYAVAGHFARSLAILRCPLEHVEELQPIGASGLEDRKEPTV; the protein is encoded by the coding sequence ATGGCATCAGATCGGACCCCGGTTGACATCCCCGGCGAGCAGCCGGCAGCGACCGGGCCTGCCGAAGTGCCGGGCTCGTCGTCGCTGTGGCGCAACGGGGACTACATGTGCTGGTGGAGCGGCAATGCGGTGTCGCTGTTGGGCAGCAACCTGTCGGTGATGGCGTTCCCGCTGCTGGCGGTGTTCATCACCGGGTCGGTGCTCGACGCCGGGATCATCGCGGCGGCGGGGCGTATCGGCGGGCTGATTACCCTGCTCTGGGGTGGGGCGCTGGCGGATCGGCGGTCGCGCAAGGCGGTGCTGGTGGCGGCCCCGGTGCTGCAGGCCGTCCTGATGGGCGTGGTCACGGTCTCGCTGCTCAGCGGCCCGGTGCGCGTCAACCTGCTCGCGGTGCTGGCACTGTTGTCCGGGCTGGTCAACGGGGTGCGCTACGGGGCGGTACTGCCGGCGCTGCGCCGGATCGTGCCCAAGGAGCAGTTTGCCGCCCGCGCGGCCCAGGAGCAGGGTCTGGCGATGGGGGCGCAGCTCGCCGGTTCGCCGCTGGCCGCGCTGTTGTTCTCGGCGGCGCGGTGGCTGCCGTTCGGAGTCGACGCCGTGTCGTTCTTCTTCGCCGCGATCGGCGCCGCCTTGATCCGGCGCCCGCTGGGACCCGACCGGCAGACCGGTGAGGACGCACCGCCGTCGCCGAGCGTGCTCGCCGACATCCGGGACGGGTTCCGGGTCATCGGGCACCACGACTTCCTGCGGTTCACCACCGGCTGGGTCGCGGTCACTAACCTGGTCGGCAACAGCTTCATGCTGCTGCTGGTGGCGCTGCTCGCCGAGCGCGGCGCCTCGCCTCAGCTGATCGGTGTCACCAACGCCGGGGTCCTCGCCGGTGGCATCCTCGGGGCGCTGCTGGCCGGGGCGATCCTGCGCCGCGTCCGGGCGCTGCGCGCATTCCGGGCCGGCGGCTGGATCTACGTGGCCAGTCTCGGCCTCGCCGCCGTGCTGCCGGCGCCGTGGCAGATCGGCCTGGCCACCGCGGTCTTCACCTTCGCCTCGGTGCCCATGGTCACGGTGTGGGAGTCGTACACCGCTCGGCTGGTCCCGGACGCGCTGGCCGGGCGCATCGGCGCGGCGTCGGCGTTCTGCGCCCAGTCGCTGACCTGGGTCGGCATGCTCCTGGCCGGTTGGCTCGCGCACGCGTTCGGCGCCACCGTCGCGGCGCTGTGCTTCGCCGCGATCCTGGTCCCGTACGCGGTCGCCGGGCATTTTGCCCGCTCGCTGGCGATCCTGCGCTGCCCACTCGAGCATGTCGAAGAACTGCAGCCCATCGGTGCCTCCGGTCTGGAGGACCGGAAGGAGCCCACCGTCTGA